One stretch of Fictibacillus sp. b24 DNA includes these proteins:
- the sspK gene encoding small, acid-soluble spore protein K produces MRNKSKNFPNRISFSGEPRSKEEFSSKRPDGSIRDHPQERMFLSNQHRDDQ; encoded by the coding sequence ATGCGAAACAAATCGAAAAACTTCCCTAATCGGATCTCCTTCTCAGGTGAGCCGAGATCAAAAGAAGAGTTCTCTTCTAAACGGCCAGATGGATCCATTCGTGACCATCCACAGGAGCGAATGTTTTTATCCAATCAACACCGAGATGATCAGTAA
- a CDS encoding YfhJ family protein: protein MEERFDRLAKQLQKMNPTLSYQEAREWVEGLWEDFESTRAKAGWEYEGQEVTEKMVTQLITSYGHKLHEYFSSNPKFQRFIKKDGPIH from the coding sequence ATGGAAGAGCGTTTTGACAGATTGGCTAAACAACTGCAAAAAATGAACCCTACCCTTAGTTATCAGGAAGCAAGGGAATGGGTGGAAGGTTTATGGGAAGATTTTGAGTCCACACGTGCAAAAGCGGGATGGGAGTATGAAGGGCAAGAGGTAACCGAGAAAATGGTAACACAGCTTATTACTTCCTATGGACATAAACTGCATGAGTATTTTTCCAGCAATCCAAAATTTCAGCGATTCATTAAAAAAGACGGGCCTATTCATTAA
- a CDS encoding YpzG family protein, with translation MNKKDYFSSTRFNGKYSDPFHSPRANSKHAYNQVNGETQQALNNYVLEIQTRKRS, from the coding sequence TTGAACAAGAAAGATTACTTCTCATCAACGCGATTTAACGGTAAGTATTCTGACCCCTTTCACTCACCGCGTGCCAACTCGAAGCATGCGTATAATCAAGTGAACGGGGAGACCCAGCAAGCATTAAATAACTATGTGCTTGAAATTCAAACACGTAAGCGTTCATAG